In Miscanthus floridulus cultivar M001 chromosome 8, ASM1932011v1, whole genome shotgun sequence, the sequence gCTGTGAAAACGTGCCAGGACAGAggcctttagtccctgttggtagctccaaccgggactaattcttcctttactcccgaacgcaaaaaataccgagactaaaaCCCAAAATCAAAGCGGATGAAATGTCATTTCTCTACTAGCGATATCATCTGACAGCAATGTCCTCTACATCCCTACTGGTCTTCTCACATAAGAGTCAATATATGCTAGTGAAATTTCTTGGGTGAAAGGACACCCAAATAAATGAAATTCCGTATGTACAAAGCCCCTATGAATTTGAAAAAACAACGCAAAGTTTCATATTCAATTTGTACCACCAGCTAAGTACCAGCTAGCAAGTCTTATGTCAAAGTAGGAAAGTCAGCGACCGTATGTATAGGAGTACTAGGACTTACCGGAGTAGGCGTATCCTTTCATGGTGTAGCCGCGCTGTGTGGTAATGCCGTTGATGGGCAGGATCTCGTTGTGCCCCGGCGTCGTGATCACCGAGTTTATGTTCAGCTCGTTGATGATGTACTCCGGCTTGTACCACCACGCTGCTCATCATTTGCAAAACACAGCAAAATCAGACATTGGATCTGTTTCGCCGAAATATATGTTCAAATTTGATCGGTGTAAGTAAACATCAATTACCTTCTGCGTTGGCGAGCTCGGCGTCGACGTGCGACGGCAGGACGCGGTTGTCCTTGTAATGGTAGTAATTGTCGGACTCGGCGGGGGTGACGACGATGCGCTTGAGCCACTTGACCATGCGGCCGCCGATGCAGCCGGGGATGATGACGCGCACGGGGAAGCCGTGGTCCGGCAGCAGCGGCTCGCCGTTCTGCATGTAGGCGAGCATGATGTCCCGCGACGGGTCCAGCGCCCACTCGCGCGTGACGCTGGTGCCGTACTTGGAcgacccgccgccgccggggaggTCCTCGGCGCCCTCGAAGCAGACGTGGAGCGCGCCGCCGGGGCCGCTGCGGCGGGGCATGATGCCGCACCGGCGGAGCACGTCGCGGAGGCGCGCGCCGCGCCACACGGAGGTGGACACCCCCGCGGCGCCCCAGTTGAAGCCCACCGTCTGCCGCACCATGTTCTGCTCCTTGCGCCGGTTGCCCGCGCAGGCCAGCGTCACGGGGATCTCCACGGGCGGGAAGTCACGGGCCAGCTCCTCCATGGTGAGCCGCGCGGGCCGCCTGACGAGCCCCGTCACCTCGACGGTCCACGTCGCCCAGCCCCCGCGCGGCACGGCGCCGTGGTTGCGCACGTAGTGCAGCGGCGCCGGGGTGATGAAGCCGTGATGCATCAGCCGCGCCAGCGGCGGCTCGCAGTTGAGCGGGTGCTTCCCCGTCAGCCGGACGAGGGACGGGTTGCGCTCGATCCACGCGTCCGCGGTGCCTTCGTCGCGCGCGTCGTACACCGCGGGCTCCACCTCCAGCTGCAGGTGCGAGCCGTACAGCGAGCGCCAGTCCTCCTGCTCGTCGTCCTCGTCATCGTCCGACGCGTCGTCCGGTTTATTGTGGGGCGGCGGGGAGACGAGGGGAGGGAAGCGGCAGCCGCGCACGGGCGAGTCGGCGCGCCGCGGGAGGTGGCTCGCCGGAGGAGGGTACGCCTTGGCGCCGTTCGTGGCGACGCGCACCGGCGCGGAGCCCGGCTCGAGACGGCCGAACTGCCGGGGCTCGACAGCGGCCATTTCAGCTTTCTGGTTTCTGGCTCCTGGTGATGAGCCAGCAGTAGTTGCAGCTGGCCTGGAAGAGGCTCGGTATCGCTGTCTGTGGAAGGCAGTACGACAGGCGTGTGTATATATACACACGGGTGCAGGTGCTCCAGCGTGACATGGCGCCTCAAAGTCAGTGTGCGCCACTGTTGGGCCCTGGATCTTCGAAACGCGTGAGCCGACCACTCACCtatgttgccgaccacacactatgactagagaTAGAATAAGGAAGAGAGAACAGAGTCCACACAGCTTAAGcatcagcgttggccggagctctgcagagttaataacaaaactgaactcgctctttttactgagttgcagtgggaaactatatatacaactctactcatctaatcctagtacacaaacatgtcaggctgccatgctgctatagtgactagatgtgacagtaggGATGACTTTGACGCCTactcctgctgtggctacagtgctacAAGGGAGTCTTTCGGCGTCTGCCCCTGTAGTAGCTACAGTGCAACAGCAGGGAACCTTTCGGCGACTGTCCCTGTCGTGCGTTCATACAGGGGATtagcagattacttaacaattcttTTCCTAATcttgctgctaaccctagaacctccaccatgccgatcatcttcttcaactccatgaaccgaagacggccgagTGGCTTGGTGAGAACGTCCGCGAGTTACCGactagtttcgacgaactcgatgacgatcttcCCTCCagcgacacagtccctgaggaagtggaacttgccgtcgatgtgcttgcttcgGTGGTGGAGAACCAGATTCtttgcgagggcgatggcgggctggttgtctaccatcagtgctggtgggtgagcttccacactggtcagctcgcccagcagccggcgcagccatacagcttggcacgccgctgtggccgccgccacgtactctgcctcgcacgtggacacCGCCACTaccttctatttcagcgacagCTATGAGATTAGAGTcgacccaaggaagacgagcacgctagaggtgcttcgtcatccgtcgatgtcccccgccatgtctgcatcgctgaacatagtGAGTTGCAGCCTACTTCCGCTGGTCTTGGGGAAGGCGATCCCATGATCCactgtccccttgacgtagcacaGCAGCCGCTTCACTgtagcctagtgatcctctcggggatcctccatgaagcggctgacgttgcccacggcgaacgcaatgtccggcctcatgtggactaggtagcgcagaccaccgatgatgctccgatagagtgttgcatctaccttcgctgTGGTACTGGTTTtggtcagcttcagccgctcctccatcggagtcacacacgacttgcactcagccatgccgctctgctccaacagcttcgaggtgTACGCGCTCTGATcgagcgtgagcgcctccttcccctgtctcacctcgatgctgaggtagtaggagagcgcgctgagatcgctcattcgaaaacaaaccaccatctcatgcttgaagctgtcgatgtcctcagCACGtgcgccggtgatgatcaagtcgtccacatacatgccgacgacgatctcctccttccccgtcgccgcatgtagagcgcgtgctcggttgcgcaccgcgtgaacccaagcttgcccagcgtggcgtcaagcttggcgttccacgctcacGGGGCCTGCTGCAGCCCGTAGAGTGCCTtgtgcagtcggagcaccctgtgctctgctcccttgatgacgaaacccggaggttgcctgacgaagaccgtctccgctagcTCGCCATTAAGGAAGGCTATTTTTACGTCCagatgatggacgcgccagtccttcgctGCAGACAAAGCCAGAAGTAGTTagacagactccatgcgcgctaccagcgcaaagacttcctcgaagtcgatgccctcgtgtCTTGTTCTTGATAATGACCTTGTACATCCACTTTAGgccgatcggacgacatcctggagatggatcgacgagctcccaagtctcgttttcctcgatcgccttcatctcctccagcatcgcccgtctcCAATTTGCATCGTGCTCGGCCAGCACAAACGTGGGTGGTTtctctgcactgacgagaagcagctctagGTCATTAAGCAGCCCACCTGTAAGGTCTGAGGGCCCTGTGCCgccgatgatgtcgtccagcctgtggaACCACACCTCGTCACCGTCGTGGAAagcatccatgaactcagtgatattgcttggaggtgaggcgaactcaattgacatcgatggagttccctgtttcgccggagtggtcggcacaacacctggagtgctcggcccCCTGGCTgcagtgcttggcactactcctGAACTGCTCGtcaccactgtaggagtgctcggcaccaatcttggagtggtcagcaccactgCAATACCTCTTGGCTCCGCTGCGGGAGCGTccggcacccgtcctggagtgatCTGCACCACTATAGGACTGCTcgacaccactcctagagtgctcggcacccctcccagAGTGTTTGGCaccgccccaggagtgctcgactccgttgctggagtggtcggcacctcctcttcagcatctccaccaccgtggatgtcCAAGTGCTCGAcaatgaaggtgctggtgaagccgccagcttcccccatgcccgAACTGTCCTAGTCCTAGGACGCAATCTCATCGAATACGAcatcgcgcgagacaagcaccttgcctccgcgtgggtcgtagagctggtacgccttggtaccttccgcatagcccaggagcaccatcggtgtgcttcagtcctccagcttggtgaggaccgacttcgtcttcctgacgtggccgatgtagccgaatgtccggaggaaggacacattcggcttgcgttcatgccaagcctcgaacgacgtcttgcccttcagggtCTTGGTGGAcgcacggttgaggatgaacaccgccgtggtcactgtCTTGCTATAGTTTTTTTAACTACTAATCCTAAATTTATATGGCAGTTTCATACATTGGATGCATATGTATAGACACTTATCATGAATCCGTTCAGATGCCCATGATTTTCCTATGGAGACTATCCAACTGAATATTTTTGGAAGGCTCCCTTCTAGCCAATGTAACAGCACTAGGCTACTTTTAACTTACCCACCTCCTCTATTATAAAAGACAATATAAAGTAAACCATTTAATTGGCATCTAAATTACAGATATATGTGattataaaatataaattaaaatatcaCTCAAATCTAAGTATAATTATCAATGTAAAATGTTATGGGAAttagaaaaagataacaataaagTACATCATATATGTTTCCAAATTATCCAGTTCGACCATGTAGAGTTCAAAGTAAACATAAATACTATGTGTCATCATGTATACCAAGTATACATGCACATAGTAGTGATAAATAAAATTTTTATAGTTTACTAATAGTGAAAAAGTTTCGCTTAACAAACCATATATTAATCACAGTGTCAATTCACTTTAAATTATAATAAAATTTTAAACTTTATATCAATAAAATTTGTATGTTGTTATTTTTGCTAAGTTTATACATTTTTATTGAAACATTATGGCATATCTGATATTGGTTGTTTAATTAtatgaactttatttttatataaaataatactactacATACATATTTTTTATAGAGAAAATTCGACGTCTTGAATGTCTTGATGCTGGGTAAAATGATTACTTATTCCATTTAGTATCTAAGAGTAGAGTTTAGGACTAACAAACCATTTTTAATACAATATAAAGAAAATTTTTGAATAGAATGTAAAATAAGCACCAGAAATAAACATGGGGATGATAAATAGAAAATAAGATAAAAAACTTAGTATAGTATATGAAAACGCCTGTCATAATAAACACATAAAATTCTATTCAAGGTCTTCTTAGTTATCTTGTTCCCTAGTGtttttgtcgggttcataaacccggggtcccttggggaccggcttccatgtccgggctcggcccaggaaaacaacatgtagttcatgggccggcccaagagtctagaACACAACGGGCTGGAAGGGTAGTTcggtcgccgaccggaaggtctacccaaaagaacaagcgcccgctcgtcaacttcttcggcccacctctccgaccggagcacttgcTTTGGGCACCAGCCGCCTCCGagcggtctctccaatcggaaggcctggcccaaaacgctaCTTCCTACTCCAACCCcgcgactctgaccccacgtccagggctcgtgggaacccttgaaaggtccttgtgtggttttgataattgagtgacaacctaggtggactaattatgtttatgtgagatacacatgtgattagtccacatgtacatgtatgtgagcaacatatgccatgaaggtgaaaatggcttggagatgttgcaaagctcacacatgtgatgatgaaggagctcattgcacatgagacatgacattgagtcatgtgatcaaggtggagaagatcaagacaagacttggcttgatggaccggttgcaagcatgaagggcaagtcggaggctttggagcaatggaccgcatagcggtgaagcttgagcaagacttggcaccgatggacgaaggcaacggtgaaaagcaagtgaagtcaagatcgatgaaccaatatgatcacatgataatatgaagtggatcatatcattgttgatcgtgttggtgcatgtgttgcatcgacattggaggagatggaatggaatgcgcaaggcaaaggtataacctagggcatttcatttcaccggtcataggtgtgtagagaagtttgtgaccgggtttaggatagatggccgtactatcaagagggccaaacttgtttgcatatcggtcatctagtgccactcgagtgatctaactttgcatcatcgctaggattgagtggctaatcctttggaaaatgattgtgaaaatgctaacacacatacacatggtggtgtacacttggtgatgttggaacatttacaaaggagatgaagttggagttgatgtggatcaactttggcgatggaacagaggtgagaagggtttaaaactccaccggcggagtgtccgcccgtagagtgcaaacagtccgacggtgccaccagcgccctatacaCAAAAGAGAGGTCCctcagagtggaccggactctggtcacgcagtgatcggacactaggttccagcgtctggtcagtgatggcagacagcgtgcaggcgtcggtcatcgaccagaCGTTGGcgttggaagtgaccggacgctgactgtgtgcgtccggtcagggtgacgTGTGGTGACACCGGTACAGCAGAAAGGCCAGAGAGTGATCGAacactggtgctgcgtccgatcgcaatCGACCGGATGcttccggtcatgtctggtaccttactggaaacgaccgaacactgGGGTTGCTGCGTTCGGTCCATTGTTGCCACAGCATCCGGTCGACAGATGACCGTTGGGATCTTGCGAAtagcgtttgaagaaggggacacgtggcgtgcatcgcaggaccggacgctagggttcagcatccggttgatcggaccagagcgtccggtcgtcctaacttttgcccagtgaaggggtaatggctctatttgttcgtggggttataaatagaagccatggtcagccttgggccggtagctgagcacactagagccttggtggcttgtgtagtagtgcttgggagccctccatctcacatatacttgatagtgatcattcgattgtgtgagagagcgattctagtgcgattgcatcgtgaggttgcattgactggcactaggtgatcgagttgcaagctagtggtgcttgttactcttggaggttgccacctcctagatggcttggtggtggtctccgtcgaa encodes:
- the LOC136469698 gene encoding uncharacterized mitochondrial protein AtMg00810-like; this translates as MYVDDLIITGARAEDIDSFKHEMVVCFRMSDLSALSYYLSIEVRQGKEALTLDQSAYTSKLLEQSGMAECKSCVTPMEERLKLTKTSTTAKVDATLYRSIIGGLRYLVHMRPDIAFAVGNVVAVSTCEAEYVAAATAACQAVWLRRLLGELTSVEAHPPALMVDNQPAIALAKNLVLHHRSKHIDGKFHFLRDCVAGGKIVIEFVETSR